Proteins encoded in a region of the Lathamus discolor isolate bLatDis1 chromosome Z, bLatDis1.hap1, whole genome shotgun sequence genome:
- the LOC136006069 gene encoding protein FAM240B-like, with amino-acid sequence MSKHTNFRRHKMCGHDAEGLKNFWEKVIQEQTKQRECEESRLSKSALSKLRHEWTLRLEGRARQVQAQMKTQKEQMMMLSIETLPSPDKTVA; translated from the exons ATGAGCAAGCATACCAACTTCAGAAGACACAAGATGTGTGGTCATGATGCAGAAGGGCTGAAGAACTTCTGGGAGAAAGTCATCCAAGAGCAAACTAAGCAAAGAGAATGTGAAGAGTCTAGGTTAAGCAAAAGCGCTCTGAGCAA ACTCCGCCATGAATGGACTCTGCGGCTGGAAGGACGAGCAAGGCAGGTCCAGGCAcagatgaaaacacagaaagaacagaTGATGATGCTGTCTATTGAGACTCTTCCCTCACCAGATAAAACTGTTGCTTAA